The window GGGAAGTATGGAGTCGGCACTTGTAATTTGTAGTACCAATATTTCTTATTATTTTGCCGAACTTGATAACGCGCTACCCAAGCCCCGGATGGAGCCAGCTCACCCTGTTTTAATATTTGTCTTTGTTGTTTTTCTAACGCTGCTATCGCCTTTTTAATACGCTCAAATCGAGCGAGTTTATCTCGCTCAATATCCTTGGAAGTCTTTCGAGGCATAAAGATAAATCCTAATTATTCGCGATTGTAACTCGCGAAAAAAAGCAGCGTGCTTCTTTTCATACTGTTTTTGGGTTTTTTAAGCGCTTGGAGCAAGCTGTCGATTCAGATAAGCGCACCGCAGTTGCAGCATTTGCGGTAAATTTTGGGACTTCCATTGAGCGCCGACTATTTGTAGCCGCTTGTCTATCTGTTTGACCGCAGACTCTACAGCTCCCGAAGCAATCGAACTTAATTGTTCGGCTTGAAAGTACATATAATTGACTAAGCGATGCCTATGTTTACGTAGATAACTTATAAAGTTAGTAGCCCCGACATAGTTAGTTTTCCGGAGTTTACTAATCGCTTCTTCGACCACTCCTTGCCACAAATCTGCTTCGATTTGTTCTAAAAACTTTTTCGATGCCTGAATTTTATAGAGGTTCTCTTTCAAATGATACCAGTCAAGAATTTCTTGTCGGGTCTGGTCGTCGGCTATTTGTGCAAATAGGTTCCACACCCCATCGTGTCCATCACCCAAGCAATAAATGGTTCGAGCCAGGTTTTGGCTGTTCACCCAATTAATTAGAGAAAAATTATCTTGAAAGAAGGCTCCGTAATATATTCCTTGTAGTCGTCCGGTTTTATACTCCTTCCAGTAGGCGGGTTTACCTTTTTCCTGTGAGCGTAAACGCACTTTCCCACCATCGAGACAAACTTCTGTCAGTTTTTGTTTAATATTAGGTGGCGATAGCTCTACTTTCTGGGCTTGGCGATGATGAGTGCTGTGACCTACTTCTACCCCGGTCAAGACTTTCAGGTCATTCTCTGCATCTTGAAATGATTCATTTGCTGCAAGTAATAAACAGCATTTTTCCAGAAGAGGACTTAACCGTCGATACGGCTCAATTCCTAAACGTGACGCTTGTTTTTGAGTGATTTTTATCCGACCCACACAACTTCTTATCGTTCGGATGCGTCCCGATTCTGTTCCCGTCTTTTCTCCGATAAAAAAAAGGTTATTTGGGGGCTGACATGTTCTAGCACTTGGTCGCGCACCGCTGTTTCAATACCCTCTAACGTCTCAATTTTCTCTTGTGGAGTATTTTTATAGAGAATTTTAGCTATCGCCTTGATATGGTCGGCTAAAAGTTTTTTGTCTTCTGGTGTCATTGTCATAAAGAGGCTCCCTAACTAATTAAATTGTCGCAGTTAGGGCAACATCCGCCTAGTCGGCCTTTATTCGCGAGTAAAAATCGCGAATAAACTTCCCGTTCTCTTGCCTTCTTGCAAAATTGGGATGCTCCCAAGCCGATCGCCCATTAATTGGCTTTTCTAAATTCCCCACAGGTGTGGGATGATTCAGCAACATCCGGCTTTGTCCCGGTGGAATCACCAATTTTGCTGGAAAATCCGCCTGTCGTTTACCTTGGAGGACGTCGTGTACGGCGCGATCGCCTGGGCCAGCATAAGCCGTATTGTTCGGATTTTCTTGATAGGTGGGTAAGGGAATGTAAGGTGCTTCTTGCGTCAGATAAGTTGCCCCTTGCAGCACATCGACTGTTACGGGTTGTTTGCCTGGATTATGTAAAATAAATCCTAGATAAAAGGTCTGTAAATCTTTGGGAGTATGAGTTTGGTGGTGAAGAAATACATCAAATCGTCCCTGAAATGGAAAGTTGAGATGAGCGGCTGGAACCGCTTTTCCACTTGGGGGAAAGGTAGACAGTAAAATCCCTTCCATCTTCACCCATTCCGGGCTATTACTATTAAACATCGGTACTGTATCCAACTGACCGGGTAAAGCTTTCACGGGTTGGGGTTGTACGATGATTTGAGGTGTTGGCTTCGGTGTGGGTGTTGTTTGGGCTAAGGCTTCTGAAAGAGGTGCAGATTTTTTGGCGAATAACCAAGACGCACCACCACCTGCAAGAGCAAGAACTAGGAGGTAAATGATAGGAGGAAGATTAAATTTTTTCTGAGTCATAAGAATTGAAGCCTGACACCGATTATTCGATTTTCTTCTTTCTGATTCCACAGCGCCTTCACCAGATTGGGTGAGAAGGCGATCGCATGTTCCGCGCTGAAAGATGACAATCTTTTGTCCCTACAAGTTCCTTAAAGGGTGTCTTTTAGCAGTCAGCTAGAGCGCCGATACAGAAATAGTCGATAGAGCGTTTTTCTCCTGGAAAGGCGAAGCATTGGGACACGAACTGGGGTTTGAGCGATATAATTGTCGCCCAAATGCTTCGTCCCTACCCCTAATTTTCATTACTGAACCGGCACCTAAGTTTTGTTGAGGGATATAGGAGTTAAGCCCTGAGAGGGATGAACCGCTCTATGTCTTAAAAAGATGCTCCTCCAGCCTCGAACTACTGCCATCCGTTGCAACAACAATCTTTTGAGCCACAACTGGCATATCCCTGAAATTTATAGTGTATATTTGACTAGCCAGCAAATAACCCCAGTTTAAGCTGGGGTTATTTCAGTTATACCCTGTGGTAATTCAGGTACCTAACAGATGTCATGGACTCAGGTGGTTGTCGTTGCCTTCCGTGATTAATTATAACTTTATGAACTTTAGGGCTTATTTAAAGCTTGAATAAAAATGTTTTTAACTATTTATTGCTATAATCCGGACAATTTTGGCTGTAATCTAACTTATCTTTATAATCTAGGCAGTCTTGGCTATAATCTAACTTTTGAGCCAGCAATCTGTAACTAAAAGTACTTGTCTAATTGGGTTGGAATTGAGACTTTGCACCATTCTCAATAAGCCTTATAACCAGCCAAAAATTTAAGTTCTTGGCTAATAGCTCAAGTTAACTAACATGGACTAGAATTATTATTATTATCGAGTCGTCTTGAGACGACTTTAGCTATTAGCCAGGGGTTTAAACCCCTGGCAGGTTATTGCGACTGGTGCAAGATCTGAGTCTTAACCGAGCAGTATTGAGACTAATAAGAGCGATCGCACTCTAATAGATAGTAAAGCGTGACACCTCTACTCCTGCTCTTCAACTAACTCACCTAAATACAATTCCACAAACTTCTTTGCCGCAGCAGGTTCAATTCCCTTCAAAGCTTGAACTATCTCTACAATTGCCTCCCCAGAAGGGTCTGTTTGCTCGTGAAACCAACGAAAAACAATAGAACGATCCACGCTTAAAGCTACCGCCAACTTGTTTTGGCTAATCCGGTACGTTTCCAATGCCTGTTTGAGGGCTTTACCTGCTCTTCCCATGCCTCCGATCGCAAAGCGTGTCCTTTGCACCATCGTGTCAGAGGAGCATGACAGAGTAAATGTTGATTAATTGTCCTACTAATGTTGATTTATTATCCCACTTCAAGATAAACTTAGCGATGTTAGCAAATATATCAACATTGCAGTCAAAAATGAGGTAAACCCCAATGACTGAAGAATTTATCCGAGATACAGACAAAGTCCCCACTCCTGAAGCCCTCACCAATGCTTCCAGCAAATCCTCTCAACGTGGAGAACTGGTCAAAGTGCTAATTATTGGTTCTCCCAAAGGGGTCAACAATACAATTCGCACCTTGTACAGCCGAAGATTTGCCGAAGTTACCGCGTGGAGTCCCCTACAACCGACATCCAACCCCGGTGAGGTAATGAGCGTTTTGAGTCGGCAGATTCTGATTAAATAATTGCTTCAGAGCAAACGCTAGCGCACCCAGACTTTCACCAGTGCGTTAGCGCTGCGCTATCTAACTAAATACAGCGGATTTCAATTTGATGAGGTACATTTTGACCCCCCTAACCCCCCCTTATTAAAGGGGGAACTGTACTTCATTTACCTGAAATCTGCTGTAGATGAACAGTTAGGCGATCGCTTATCATCAAACCAAAAACAGAAGCCATGCCAACATCTCATCATAATGGATTAGTCTGCCTACACAGACTCTCCAGCCGAGGTTGTTATGCTTTCCGAGAAATTTCGTCGCCAGTTACGCCAAGAAGTAGAGCAATGGCGCACTGAAGAATTAATTGATGATTTTTTGTACCAACAACTATCCCAACGCTACCGATTTAGTGAGATTGAAGCATCTGCCCGTAACCGTTTCATCATCATTTTGCTGGGACTCGGTAGTGTCCTATTAGGCTTAGCCATCATCACCTTTGTCGCTGCGAATTGGCAAGCCTGGTCACGAGGACTAAAAGTTACCTTACTGTTGAGTGGGTTTGTGGGCATCAACACTGTCGGCTTCTACCTATGGCGACGCCCCACGGAAGGATGGCAACGCCGCTTGGGACAGGGCTTATTACTCTTAGGGGCTATGGTGCTAGGGGCAAATATGGCGCTAATGTCCCAAATGTTTCACCAGAGTGGGTTGCTGTATCAGTTGTATCTGGTTTGGGGCTTGGGCGTCTTAGCCATGGCTTATTGCCTACGGTTGACATTGTTGGGCATGTTGTCCGCCCTCTTAATTGGGCTAGGGTATTTGACGTATCTGTGGGGTCCCTCAGAATTTGGCACTCTAGACGAGTTTTCTTGGCTGCGACTGATGGTGCAATATATGCCCGTGTTAGCAGGTTTGCTGTTTATCCCTCTAGCTTACTGGTGCCGATCGCGCTGGCTGTTTCGTATTGGTGCGATCGCGATGGTTTTTTCCCTAGAGACTAGCTTAATTCGCCTGGATGTGATAGGTTCATCCGGTTGGATGGCGGCGATCGCTTGTGCCCTACCCCCTGCACTTTTATGGGCTTATAGTGATTCCCAATGGAAAATTCCACCGACAGCCGAGTCATTCGATGGCATAGCCCGGACTCTTGCCGTCACCTTTCTCAGTCTTCTGTTTTATGTCCTCTCATTCCTGGGTATATGGAACACGCCATCAGGACTGTCTGCTGATGTCAGCTCAAATCTACCGTTTCCTTTGCAAGTCGATATCCTGCTTTTAAGCAGCTTTACTCTCTGGGAATGGGGGCGACTGTTACTGTTGCGTCGAGTCAATCTGACAACAAGCCTTGTCGCTGGCATGATTGTCCTCAGTGCCTTCGTTCCCTATTGGCATTTAAGCGTCAGTAGAAGTCCAGCCGTGGCGGTGCTAATCTTCAACCTACTCTTATTTCTGCTGGCGGTGGGTTTAATTCGTAAAGGATTAGCACAGGGAGAACGGCGCTTATTTTGGGGGGGGATGGTGCTACTCACTCTACAGATTTTCAGTCGAATGCTGGAATATAACACCGATTTACTGTTTAAATCCTTCGTCTTGCTCTTGTGTGGTTTGGGCGTGATTGCCGCCGGATTATGGTTTGAGCGCTACGTCCGAACCATGAGAAGTTAGAACGTGAAACTTTTAACCGGCCAACTCTCAACGTTCAACTCATGACTGCTACCTCAGAATCTCCCCCTCCCACACCTGAATCTCCTCGTCCCATCTCTATCTGGCGATTTTGGGCACCTCTTTTATTTCAAACGGCGCTAATTCTTGCCGTGCCAGCTCAAGCTGTTTACACTCAACTCACTGGCAAAACCGTTATCCTCCAAACCATACCCGTAGACCCTTATGAACTCTTGCGGGGCTACTCCCAGACATTGAGATATGACATTTCGATTCAGGATAATTTACGTAAGCTTCCGGGTTGGCGGAAATTGCCCAAAAACCTGGCTAATGGGAAGGATCTCGCCTTTATCCAGCCCGGTACTTACGTCTATGTAATTTTGCAAGCCCCAAAACCACCCGCAACCCCGGCTTCAACTCAACTACCAAAAGCTTGGAAGCCGATAGCCATCAGCCACGTTAGCCCTTCCCAACTTCCTGCGAATCAAGTGGCTCTCAAAGGATTGGCTAAACATGGCTTTGTCGAGTACGGACTGGAAACTTACTACATCCCTGAAGACCAACGGGAGCAAATTAACGCCGATTTACGTGCAGCTCGTTCAGACAACCCGAACGAGTCACCTCAAATTTTACAGCCAGTGGAGCCAAGTCAGCGATCACTCAAACCGCCCATTGTGATGGAAATTAAGGTTAGTGCCCAAGGTGACAGTGTCCCCGTTAGCCTTTGGGCACGGGTGAGGCAAGGCTCCAAACAGTGGGTTCGCAACTATCGTTTCTGAGGACTGGAGACTGGAAGAAGAGTTTAGGACTTACGCCAAGCCTCGAGCTGTACGGTGTATTAACGTAGCGCACCTGACCGCTATAGATGGTGTCGTTGGGTAAGTCCTGATTGGAAAGTTGAATGTTGGCAGGGAAAGGAGGTTGATGCGTTCAAACCTACCCCTACGGGGAACGCTCTCGCGTTCAACCTTCAATCCAATCCCCACATCTATCACGGACGCTTCACTTGGAAAGCGGCACCAACCGCCGCGCCAGCGCCTGCTAATAAGCCAACACTCATGCCTTGAATGGTTTTGGTTACTGGGTCTTGGGTTAGGCACTCGCTCGTCAGATGCTCAGCTTGCAAGCACTGATTAGTAGAGGCCCAGCTCGCCGTTCCTCCAAGAATGACGCCTGCTACACTACAGGCTGCAATCAGAATCAGGAAGCGCTTATTTTTTATACCCATGGATAGATGTGTAAAGTCTTAGTTGGTGAAATGTCTTCATCTACTTTACTCATCTTCTCGTCAAATGTAACCGTATTTTCACTGAATTTTGGTTGACTAATCAATCCGCCAGTTAAAAGGCAGACGCGCATAAATGCTTTTAGGGTCGTTCAGAGCTTGGAAAATGACCAAATCTCCTTGTAATTTCATAAATTCTGCCGTTAATGGATCAGAAATTTTCGGGCTTTGGACGCTTACCTTGCCAATCAGTTTCTTCAAAATCCGTTCTTCCAAGCTCCGAGATTGTGAATACTCTTCCACTTCCCAATCCTCGCCCAGCTTGGCTTGTTGGGCTGCATATTGGATGGCATCCTCAATACCCCCAAACTTATCCACCAAACCCAACTGCTTGGCTTCTTGACCCGACCAAACCCGTCCCTGAGCAATTTGTGCCACTTTTTGCTTCGGCAGTTTTCGAGCCTGTGCTACCTTATCAAGAAATTGATCATAAATCTGATTGACGATTTTTTGCGCGATCGCTAACTCTTGGGGAGTCTTGGGACGGAAGATGGTGCGGCTGTCGGCAAACTGACTCGTTTTAACCACATCCCAGCTCAAACCATTATCGGTACCGAGCTTTTGGATATTAAACTGCAACCCAAAAACCCCAATCGAACCCGTAATCGTATTGGGTTCGGCAAAAATATGATCCGCTCCCGTCGCAATCCAGTAGCCACCCGAAGCCGCATAGTCCCCCATGGAGACAATCACCGGCTTTTCTTTACGGGTTAAAAGAACCTCCCGTTGAATCCTCTCTGAACCGGTGACGCTACCTCCAGGACTATTAATTCGTAACACCACCGCCTTTACGTCTTCATCCTGTCGCACTTCACGCAGTCGTTTGGCAAAGGTGTCACCCCCGA of the Allocoleopsis franciscana PCC 7113 genome contains:
- a CDS encoding ISKra4-like element ISMic1 family transposase (programmed frameshift), which encodes MTMTPEDKKLLADHIKAIAKILYKNTPQEKIETLEGIETAVRDQVLEHVSPQITFFIGEKTGTESGRIRTIRSCVGRIKITQKQASRLGIEPYRRLSPLLEKCCLLLAANESFQDAENDLKVLTGVEVGHSTHHRQAQKVELSPPNIKQKLTEVCLDGGKVRLRSQEKGKPAYWKEYKTGRLQGIYYGAFFQDNFSLINWVNSQNLARTIYCLGDGHDGVWNLFAQIADDQTRQEILDWYHLKENLYKIQASKKFLEQIEADLWQGVVEEAISKLRKTNYVGATNFISYLRKHRHRLVNYMYFQAEQLSSIASGAVESAVKQIDKRLQIVGAQWKSQNLPQMLQLRCAYLNRQLAPSA
- a CDS encoding helix-turn-helix domain-containing protein; the protein is MVQRTRFAIGGMGRAGKALKQALETYRISQNKLAVALSVDRSIVFRWFHEQTDPSGEAIVEIVQALKGIEPAAAKKFVELYLGELVEEQE
- a CDS encoding DUF2157 domain-containing protein; translation: MLSEKFRRQLRQEVEQWRTEELIDDFLYQQLSQRYRFSEIEASARNRFIIILLGLGSVLLGLAIITFVAANWQAWSRGLKVTLLLSGFVGINTVGFYLWRRPTEGWQRRLGQGLLLLGAMVLGANMALMSQMFHQSGLLYQLYLVWGLGVLAMAYCLRLTLLGMLSALLIGLGYLTYLWGPSEFGTLDEFSWLRLMVQYMPVLAGLLFIPLAYWCRSRWLFRIGAIAMVFSLETSLIRLDVIGSSGWMAAIACALPPALLWAYSDSQWKIPPTAESFDGIARTLAVTFLSLLFYVLSFLGIWNTPSGLSADVSSNLPFPLQVDILLLSSFTLWEWGRLLLLRRVNLTTSLVAGMIVLSAFVPYWHLSVSRSPAVAVLIFNLLLFLLAVGLIRKGLAQGERRLFWGGMVLLTLQIFSRMLEYNTDLLFKSFVLLLCGLGVIAAGLWFERYVRTMRS
- a CDS encoding GDYXXLXY domain-containing protein, with translation MTATSESPPPTPESPRPISIWRFWAPLLFQTALILAVPAQAVYTQLTGKTVILQTIPVDPYELLRGYSQTLRYDISIQDNLRKLPGWRKLPKNLANGKDLAFIQPGTYVYVILQAPKPPATPASTQLPKAWKPIAISHVSPSQLPANQVALKGLAKHGFVEYGLETYYIPEDQREQINADLRAARSDNPNESPQILQPVEPSQRSLKPPIVMEIKVSAQGDSVPVSLWARVRQGSKQWVRNYRF